A single region of the Vanessa tameamea isolate UH-Manoa-2023 chromosome 18, ilVanTame1 primary haplotype, whole genome shotgun sequence genome encodes:
- the LOC113398465 gene encoding 3-ketoacyl-CoA thiolase, mitochondrial-like, translating to MALASKGIFVVGAKRTPFCKYGGSLRELPASQAFAAAAKDALNSGNLNPTLVDSTVVGNVNFLSQCDGGKTPRYCGIYAGVSIDKPALGVNKACGSGLQALLTGVTEILTGSADVCLTGGTELMSSLPILVRNVRFGTTLGSTYHFEDHIKKRFLDSYTGLSLEKMAENIAVKYNISREMSDDFALKSYLKWKAGQESKHFNDELTSLKVILRKKEVLVDRDELTEVNITSDNMAKSLPLLEDGAVVTSLNSSVPADGAAALVLANEATIKRNNLIPLARVSGWATVGVDPLETGLAAVPAVKKLLQVTDTDIDSVDLFEVNETFAAQVLATVTELKIDDSKVNVNGGALVLGNPVAATGARMAVHLVHHLNHIKAKRAIAVSSCGGGQGVAVMFEAI from the exons ATGGCACTCGCTTCTAAAG GTATTTTTGTGGTTGGCGCGAAAAGAACGCCATTTTGCAAATATGGCGGTTCTCTCCGAGAGTTGCCAGCATCACAAGCATTTGCAGCCGCGGCAAAAGATGCTTTAAATTCTGGAAATCTAAATCCAACCTTAGTTGACAGTACGGTTGTTggaaatgttaatttt CTGAGTCAATGCGATGGCGGTAAAACTCCGAGATACTGTGGTATTTATGCCGGAGTTTCTATTGACAAGCCAGCATTGGGAGTAAATAAGGCTTGTGGTTCGGGCTTACAAGCACTTCTCACTGGTGTTAcg gagATCTTAACAGGTTCTGCTGACGTATGTCTAACAGGAGGAACGGAACTTATGTCTTCACTCCCTATATTGGTACGCAACGTTCGATTTGGCACAACTCTCGGCTCAACATATCACTTTGaagatcatataaaaaaacgttttctAGATAGTTATACAGGACTGAGCTTAGAAAAGATGGCAGAAAATATTGccgtaaaatacaatataagtaGAGAGATGTCAGATGATTTTGCGCTTAAGAGCTATTTGAAGTGGAAGGCAG GTCAagaatcaaaacattttaacgaCGAACTTACCAGTTTGAaagtaatattaagaaaaaaggaGGTTTTGGTTGACAGGGATGAACTCACTGAAGTCAACATAACTTCAGATAATATGGCTAAATCACTGCCGTTGCTCGAAGACGGAGCGGTGGTGACATCTTTAAACTCATcg GTCCCTGCAGACGGAGCCGCAGCTCTCGTTCTGGCCAATGAAGCTACAATCAAGCGTAACAACTTGATTCCTCTGGCGAGAGTGTCGGGCTGGGCTACTGTTGGGGTTGACCCTCTTGAGACTGGACTGGCGGCTGTACCGGCTGTGAAGAAATTATTACAAGTTACTGACACGGATATTGATAGTGTCGATTTATTTGAG GTAAATGAGACGTTTGCTGCTCAAGTTTTGGCTACTGTTACAGAGCTAAAAATAGACGATAGCAAAGTCAACGTAAATGGCGGAGCCCTTGTGTTAGGGAACCCCGTTGCCGCAACAGGCGCTCGAATGGCTGTTCATCTTGTTCACCATCTTAA TCATATTAAAGCGAAGCGGGCAATCGCTGTCTCCAGCTGTGGGGGTGGACAAGGAGTGGCGGTTATGTTTGAAGCTATCTAA
- the LOC113398042 gene encoding 3-ketoacyl-CoA thiolase, mitochondrial-like: MAVAVNKGVYIVAAKRTPFGKMGGMLRNISPADLLAITAKDTLKAGNVAPAIVDTVNVGLVNTLSLSSDGGLAPRHAALKSGVPQEKPALGVNRLCGSGFQAIINSAQDILTGAAQVSLAGGTENMSAVPFVVRNVRFGVPLGVKVDFEDALTSSSLDTYCNFTMPQTAENLADKYSITRGEVDDFALQSQKRWKIAQDSGVFKAEITPVPVKLKKQEVIFDKDEHPRPDTTLEHLHKLPVLFRKGGVVTAGNSSGVNDGAGALVLASEEAVKQQSLTPLARLIGWSFVGVDPSMMGIGPVPAIQSLLAATKLTLNDLDLIEINEAFAAQALACVKALDLDQSKLNVNGGAIALGHPLAASGARITAHLAYELRRRGLKRGIGSACIGGGQGIAVLIEAV, translated from the exons ATGGCTGTTGCTGTTAATAAAG GTGTGTACATCGTGGCAGCAAAACGAACTCCGTTTGGCAAAATGGGAGGCATGCTACGAAACATTTCTCCTGCTGATCTTCTAGCGATTACTGCGAAAGATACTTTAAAAGCTGGTAATGTAGCACCTGCTATAGTGGATACAGTTAACGTTGGATTGGTCAATACG CTGAGTCTTAGTTCAGATGGAGGACTAGCTCCGCGACATGCAGCTCTCAAATCTGGTGTTCCACAAGAAAAACCAGCGCTCGGCGTAAACAGATTATGTGGTTCAGGATTCCAGGCTATTATAAACAGTGCGCAG GATATTCTAACAGGAGCCGCTCAAGTATCACTCGCTGGTGGAACAGAAAATATGTCAGCTGTTCCATTCGTTGTAAGAAACGTTCGTTTCGGGGTTCCCTTAGGTGTTAAAGTGGACTTCGAAGATGCTCTCACTTCCAGTTCACTAGACACATACTGCAACTTCACGATGCCACAAACTGCCGAAAATTTAGCTGATAAGTACAGTATTACGAGGGGAGAAGTTGATGATTTCGCATTACAATCACAGAAGAGGTGGAAAATTG CGCAAGATAGCGGTGTATTCAAAGCAGAAATAACGCCAGTACCTGTAAAGCTGAAGAAACAAGAAGTTATCTTCGATAAAGACGAACATCCACGTCCAGATACTACACTTGAGCATCTTCATAAGTTGCCAGTATTGTTCAGGAAAGGCGGTGTCGTCACTGCAGGAAATTCTTCG GGTGTGAATGATGGTGCTGGCGCTCTTGTCTTGGCAAGTGAAGAAGCGGTCAAGCAGCAGAGTTTGACCCCACTGGCCCGTCTTATTGGCTGGTCCTTCGTCGGTGTCGACCCCAGCATGATGGGAATCGGGCCGGTTCCCGCAATACAGAGTCTACTCGCCGCTACTAAATTGACTCTTAATGATTTAGATTTAATcgag ATCAATGAAGCGTTTGCAGCCCAGGCTCTTGCATGTGTCAAAGCCTTGGACTTAGACCAGAGCAAGCTGAACGTCAACGGTGGAGCTATTGCGCTCGGACATCCGCTTGCCGCTTCTGGTGCCAGGATCACCGCACATCTGGCGTATGAACTGAG GCGTAGAGGTCTAAAGAGAGGTATCGGTTCAGCTTGTATTGGGGGTGGACAAGGTATCGCTGTGCTTATTGAAGcagtttga